The genome window GGCGCTGCCAGTATTCGGAGGTTTCCCACAGATTGACCGCTTTTCGCATGCCGTTTTCTATGCGCTCGGCGTCCTTCCGTGCGCGGCGCTCGGAGTGATGGCCTACAAGAATAGGCTGGCCGAAAGGGATATGCTCGGTAATGCTCCGCACTGCGGATACAGCCCGCTCGGCTTCCGTGCCGCGTTTCTCGCTGTAGCCTTCAAAGCGGGCGGCTCGTTCCGCTGCGCGTTCTTCGGTGGTGCTGTCCTCGTCCTCGATGCACCCGGCCAGCTTCAAAAGCCAGTCCTCACGGGCCGGGGTCCACATGGGGGCAACGAAAAAGCCCTGTTTCGGTGCATACTTGAACCCGAGGCGCTTCGCTTGCGCGTAGGTGTCAGGGTCAAGGCGGCTGGCGGAGTACAGGCGCAACTTGTTATCCTGCGGGCTGTAAGTGGCGGTATAGTTGTCCCGTTCGGCCATTTCGGGCGCGTCGTGTTCGTAGGTGGTGGCGGTGCTCATATCGTTTATTCCTTTATGGTTTGGCTGTTTTTAAGGTGCTGGAGCAGTTCGGCGTACTGGGTGGCCGTCTTCTTGTTGTTCCTGTGGCCGTCCCGGTTGAGCGTGTGTAGAAGGCTGGAACCTCTAAGGGCGTGTTTATAGGCATACTCGACAGCGGAAAGGACAAGGGCCATTTGCGG of uncultured delta proteobacterium contains these proteins:
- a CDS encoding hypothetical protein (Evidence 5 : No homology to any previously reported sequences), producing MPQHAVDLTGPQMALVLSAVEYAYKHALRGSSLLHTLNRDGHRNNKKTATQYAELLQHLKNSQTIKE